The nucleotide sequence tataattattaagaaaaaaattgtatgtgttagtcataaatttgatttcttTATTGCAAATTgccaaatattcaatatctgaCATAATAGAGGAAATATATTTGTAccattagtttttgtttttaaattttagacTATCTTATCTTTTACAAGGTTTATACCAGATGTCACAATTGTCAATAAAATAAACTGATTGGTGAATTTCtcatatttgtaaatattgaataatgaataaaaaaaaaggtatttttaCTGCTACTTTATGTTGGATTTATTATTCTAATCATGTCTTGTGTAAGAGAAACctataaaagtgaaaaaataaccTCCAGCATTGTTGATGTAGAAAACAGCTCTGATAGGGGGCATAATAAATCTTAGGTTCAAATGCAATATTACTCTTATTCTATATGTCTTAAAGAACCTTGTATTTGATCCACACATtaacaaatttgtatttttatttcaggaTGGTACTTATGTTGAGTCGCCTAGCAGTAAACTAACATATGGCACTATGATATTTGTTAGAGTAGTTTTAGTACAAGACTGtgctacatatttgaaaaaagtttgtaCAATTGCAACCAGATACAGTGCTGTTCGCCACCAGTCGCAAATAAAACCCtcgtaaataaaaaatcagaTGTATCTATTATGTTacatactaaaatatttttcattgttttcagaGAACCGGAAGTCCAAATTTTAGATTTTCTCACacagcaatacaaaatatttccttATATTGCATCTTGTTTTGCATTCCAATATGCTGCTGCATTGATTTGGGATACATACAACTCTGTTAGTAGTGAATTAGAAACTGGTCAGTTTGACAATTTACCTGAAGTAAGTAAACttgattcttctttttcacaattttaatttccaaagaaaagatctttttactatattattttactattttcagCTACATGCAACAGCCTGTGTTCTAAAAGCAGTATGCACAGAAGAATGTAGTCGAGGTGTAGAAACCTTAAGGTTGGCTTGTGGAGGTCATGGATATATGGCAGCTTCAAACCTACCAGCTACTTATGGATTAGTTACTGCCATGTGTACATATGAAGGTGAAAACACTGTACTTCTCTTACAAACGGCAAGGTTtctaataaaagttttacaaaacGAACAGAATAAACCAATGTTACCtacaatgaaatatttacaagaTGCATTGCGAGTTCAAGCGCCTTTCCAGAAATCTGTTAATTGGATACTGACAGCTTTACAAAAAACAGCAGCAGGGTAATAATTAACCAttgatcaataatattttcaatcattttttatcaaaaacaaatatattggaCATAAAAAATGCAATTTATATTATGCTGTAATTTTCCATTCTAAAGACCGATTGACATGGATTGAGCCAGATACAATATAATATATGTCTTGGTCACAACCATACACAAATGAAGCTCAGCTGGTCAATTCCTGTAAGTTTTCACTTTTTCCGGTTTGGTGTGATTTTTATTGCTTACAAGTTGCAATTTTAGGGAGAAATCTAATTTTCTTTTGGCTTGATATATTGATTAGAACACTTTTGtgaaaactaacctcaaatttaatGGTAAATCTAACCTTGATTAGTGATAATTtttgctaatattttttttaattttgtttttttattatggcCAAGGATAAAAAAGTAACGTATTAGTAGTAGAAAAAAAGGGTTTCTTTTTGGTTGCAGCCGTGATGCAAATGGCTATTGTCAAAAAATGCAAGATTCATcatattcgatattttgaccTTGTAAGTTTCTTGCATTTTTTGTATTgccatgtcaagcggccttaaggTACTGacaccatttcttatataaatatgtcaatgaaaataattttctgactTCTGTGGAAAAATACACAGCAACATATTACTAGGTATTTACCCCATATCAATGAGTTTTTAGGTATTAGATTATATACCTAGGTAGTCATTATCattttcctaatttaattttataaattgaagtcGTATTGAATTGAACTCTATAAactaaataatacattttcatttttagtaaACTTGACCTGGCGAACAAACATATCAATGAGAGAGTGAAAAAAGGTATGGCATATGAGGATGCTTGGAATATGACTTCGATTGAGTTGGTACAAGCTGCTGATATGCACGGTCGAGTATTCTTAGTAAACACTTTCATCATTTCTGTTCAAAAGTTTAAATCTCAAGTCTCTCAAGAATTATGGATAGTTCTAGATCAGCTTCTCCAATTATATGCAGTAAATACTATTTTGAAACTCACTGGAGACATGTTCAAggtaaattcaacaaaatttcaatcactACTCAAATGCTCTCCGTTTTTATTACTAGTATAATGGGCAATTGCCCATGAGGACACTAGTTTTGAGAATACAAAAAAGAGGGAGATAATTAAATACCGATGATGcaaaatatttcagtattttggaCAATAAGGGTTGAAATTCCACCTGATCTAGAACTGACAAAAAGAAGTGATGTGAAAGCGGAAacctattttgaaatttggtggCAATGGTGAGGATGTATATTCGGTGGCAGCGTTATGAACTACTCTTATCTACCTATAATGCAATGCACatcaaaaatttactaaaaagagactaaattactatttttaatcTCAGATAAAGAATGGACTAATAAATCGTGACAATgattaaactattttttgggcgcaataaattcatttatgttctgaatgttattttttgttgtagtttACTGAACTTCAAGGAAAAGATGTAGAAGTACTTCAAAGTTGGCTAGAAGaacttttaatattgataaGGCCAAATGCTGTAGGGCTTGTGGACAGTTTCGATTTCAGAGATGAAGTTCTTTCTTCAGCTTTAGGAGCTTATGATGGTAACGTTTATGAAAGATTATTTGAAGAAACTCGGAAGAGTCCACTAAATGCTGAGCCAGTAAATAAGTCATTTAAAGAGTTCTTGAAACCGTTCATGAAAGCTCAgctataatttatgaaaaaatataggaTGTCCCAGACTAAACAATCATAGTCATTATTTTGATACTCAGTTTCTTTTCATCATAATAGTAATATATACTAATCATAAAATGACTATAATAAcagatataaattaatattataaaccAATACAAAGTAGTAAGAGACCTTAAAAGTGGTAAAAACTGATAATCTACTAAAAGGCCAAAATTAGAGggaccaatttttttattttggcttTATTGTTAcactatcaaaaatattattcgtGACTGCAACATATCGAGTTATTGAAAGGCGACTGTATCTTTACAATTCCGTTTAAGTTACACTTACAAATGCTTACTAAACAATGAAGCGGATTTTGTGGTTATAAGCTTCATACTTTTTACGTAAACTCTGCTAACAAGTGTATCTTGAACAGCCATACCCAATAAAATTTGTATGGCTTGCATGTACCATCCAAACCGGAAACGTTCTGTTGGACATCGATAGCTGTATCCTATGGTTCTTATAGTTTCGGcgctcaataaaaaataacaaaattttattatattatgttgTTTTTTCTGGGTTTATAGTGATCAAGtaatttaaattaatgaaataccTAATAATATTAATACCACTAACAGTAGGCACGAGTTAATTTTCTTACCTACCTGTTAAGTTATAATGACGCAAGGATCTGTTGCATTGGCTTCAAGGTACCCACTATTAAGAGCAATAATCCACCATAATGttccaaataatagaaaactgCCCctgtttaccaaaaattaaatCATGATTATCCAGCACCATCTGATTCCGAGCAGCGTGTTGCCTAAATCTCTCATACACATTTTTGTGACAAAGTTGTTCAGTTTGCCAAATTTACTTATTATTCTTGATAGGCCAATGTTTGTTCTCAATTTGTTACATATCACTCAATGATAGCAAAATTTCCACTTCACTTTTATAGGTTtatgaaagttttattgaaagaaccaaaaatatttatatctaataCCTCCTTATTTACTTTATTAGCCAGAGCTCTACTTTCTAAAATATTATcacattatttaaaatgatgTAACTCGCTATCATCGTCTGCATCAGAGAATGTTGGAAGTGTATAGTTAAATTTTAGTTATATCCTTTGTAGTGGTTGTATGTATTTGACAGTTTAAATTCCactagattttattttgaacagaATAATACGATAGAAATTCTATTGTCAAATACGTGAAAAGAGCTAATATCTCTGAATGACCAAGCATCGACTTTGCATCgcatattaaaactttttacaatGTGTCGACTCTTGCTTATTGGTAATTTTGATTTGATGATGCTGTATACTCAATACCTTCTTTACATATGCATGATAATGATAGTTCAAGACTTAGTAactgatttttatatatgtatatatatttctatattggGTTTTTCAACActttaaaattatgttaaaaatgatatctaatttgatattaaaatgaatttaaataacttttaaatagtGTTATCGATAGGTTAGATCTGGGCGAAACATTggattatcaattttaaatcaactgtCTAAAACTTTTTAAGTTAGTGTATAACGTATACAAATGAGTGATGTCCTcttgtttaattaaaaacataGTAGGGAATTTTAATGACTTACATAATAAATGAGTACATTATTCGCACAAATCTagcatttttatatatttttgaagattttatacgatatgttattatttattataattataattattcaaagcTGTTTTATTTCGAGACCAATGGTTTCGAATTCATCCCATTTAAATTGTAATGGTCCATTTACATTACATCTTCAGAGTGTTCGGCCAAGACAGTGTATTCGGTCCAGTAAGCCACTATGTAATCGATCGAGTCAGTGAATTAAACaagttatattttctttcttatcaTTATCAGTCAACCAGTTaattatttcctattttttccaattagttttgaaaaattcgaagtGGACAAGTGAAACTACAATTAAGTTTATCGAAGGGTACAAATCTCAATAGGGTTTGTGAGATTTTCAATATAGACACTTTTGCTGGAATTGCAGGTCGCAAAACAGTACCTGTTTTGGAATTGTAACAGCTTACATAAATGATCAAACTGTTGCATTTCCATTCTCATAAATGATCTATATTCTTTGATCTTGAGTTTCGAATTTGTTCAACGCTGTTGCAGTTCCTCCTTTCGTGTATCTTCAATAGCCACGGTCTTGTCCACATtggtttttttcataaatatgttgaattttttccattaacaCAAATATAAGCAAATTACAGTAGCATTTAAAAACTTTCTCTCCGTTTTTCTCTTATTCGCGGGGACTTGTTAACATTGCAGAACACACCTGTGTCACCCTGAATACTCTGTAGGTGTAATTGGGCCTTAATTCAGTATCTAAATTGGAAAATACCTAATTTAAGGTAAGTACACTTCTTGATATAGTTTTGCACAAATTATTCTGCTTTTGTTATCGGAGGGATCATGTTAAATGTGTGAAAAAAGTGgttagaaaataaatcaaaaattaaattatggaATACATGTTTAATAgagtaaaaaaatatcactaaacaatacacttttatataaaaagctttAATTCACGATCACATTAACAAAaagtataagaaatttttaagcTGCTTGAAAGGAATATATTACAATGGAATCAGTaagtaaaaaatagaatttgaaaaaaacaagtaaaatgcatataaataactgtattttcACTAACATTTTGtatcattaaatttgaaaattgagacatccatattttaattataaaaatttatcaaggCTCATTTAGAATGTGTCTGCTattaaaatatctcaaatttaAATAGATAGGTTGCAATAAAAATAGTATGGATATTATATATCATTTCTCGGTAGCCACATTATAAACAAGCGGTTTACTACATGTATAggatttgtaaaaattgtttacaataaaaaattatacctaACACAATCTAATAATTAAGCTCGTGccttttgagaaaaaaatcataatatgtCACAATATTTACAACACAAACACACAAGTTTTTCTGAGATTTATAATATACATTTATACTTTCAAGGCTCTCTTCAGACATTGCCTTTTAGTccagattataaaaatgtaattgcaaaaaatatttattttgtatttgaccatctgttatttaaatttcattccaATTGTGCTAAGCTAGGTCATTTAACTTGCAAAATagtaagaaaaaaatggaatacaTATGAGTAAAAGAAAATTGGATCGTGTAATGGGTAATCCGAAAAGGTAAATATAGCTTTAGTTGAGTGTTGCAAAGTGAAAATGGACGGAAATATGGATCCAGGTAAGAGCCgcaatttttagtgaaatatttcaataataagaaTTAAAAGTATTGTATAACTATgagataataatattgataatcacTATATTCTATTCGGTGTCTTTAAATCTGatcgtttttttaataaatcaatttttttataatcactaATGTGACAAATGGTTTTCTCCTGAAAAGTACTAGCCTACTAATAATATATTATCGATGAATGTACGCCTAATTATAAACACTTTTATAAATCCGTTAATAATCTATATGcacaatttatattatatttacaaaaaaatattaagatacattgcattaatttatattgaacaaaatttaaatagtaaCGTACAAATCACTGGACTTGAAGACTATTCCACATTAAATAAAGTTCCGGCATAGATCACTATTTCCCATATAAACTACTGACTGTATATTGTTAACTCTTAtaaaccactttcaaaatatGTCACAAAACTCGAACttagttttctttttccttCAATGGAGGTGCTGAATGTTGAAGTTATCAATGACTTAAGTAGTGTTTGTGGAAGACCTAACCTTTTCCCCGCTCCCATAATCCAAAATATTCATGGCGTCTTACGTCAGAATATCGAAGTCAAGTTATAGAATGTCCACACTGATTTAATATAACTACACAATAACTGTTATGTTCCATACATGACTGCTGGGCAAATCACTGGATACATCGTGATATGAAACTAGGAAATTCAGTGGTTTGATAACTTTCTTTGACTAATAGTGCAAGAGGAATCGGCACATTAGTACCAAAAACTATTtcacctcaatttttttatatgatccTCTTCAAATTGCTCTAGTGATAAATTGGGCAACTCCGTGccgaaattatttaaacaatttcaaggaatgttatttttcaactggccaatttttttatattctttattgaaatacaaataaaaaaggttCTATGACTTTTCAcaataaagttaatatttttagagatatgaattttgaaaggtTCGAAAATCTCCAATTTGGGCGTGCtggtcaaaataaaaattcgtttttaccAACCATATATTTgatggttttaaaaaaataattccaatatACATTCCATTATCCATAAATTTCACATTCCTGGACACACTCCATTATAGAGAAGAAAAAGACATGATATTTTTGTCCAATAGGGGAATCGCTAAACTAGATTAATTTGGTCAGCTTGTGTGGGAGTGCAAAGCCTTTACtagttaattgtttttttttgaatttcaaactTCGTATAAAACtctttataataaagaaaagttaCTGAGAAGGAAAAAAACTATCATGAAAGGAGATAAAGGGTGTCTAAAAATCCCGGTATTCTTGAATGTAATaccattttggaaaaattgaaaaataaaatggttGACTTCTTGAGAAAAGGTAAACCTtagcaaaaaaataacattgtgaTACAATGGCTCCAATCCCgttaatagtgaaaaaaaaataatttaaaggaACTCATGCCTTAGATTTCCGACACATTTCACGACTTCTATAAGAACTTATAGAAGTCGTGAACCAATTACCTTACCAGATATCAATCAAGTAGCGAGAAagaaaactaatgaaaatatgtcTAGTCTAGTTTTGGTTCATTCCTAGGGCTGCCTTTTATTTCTCCCGTTTTTATGTAGTATTGTGTGAAACGcgcgttttttttttaatttcgaaattatactTCACTGTACAGATCTTTTAGAATACTTCATTAAAAAATAGGTGGAAAAGTTTAAAATGCATACTTCCTATTATATTCAAATGCAAgcataataaaaacaaagaaatttcaagtgcaaatttctaaaaattcactATTCTGACTTATAGTCTAGGAGAAATCGGCGCGTGAGTACCGAAAACTATTCCacctaaatttttttatgcgaTCCTCTTC is from Diorhabda carinulata isolate Delta chromosome 1, icDioCari1.1, whole genome shotgun sequence and encodes:
- the LOC130899798 gene encoding probable peroxisomal acyl-coenzyme A oxidase 1, which encodes MPSSNKKINPDLVKERKKCSFNTLELTHLLDGGVQKTIERKSRENFFLDDEELQSKIPLEYLSHKEKYEEAVRKACLLFKKVNQLQSEGKGGMDNFREILGGQLGSAILKDGNPLTLHYVMFIPTLMGQASLEQQTKWIQKAWTCDIIGTYAQTELGHGTFIRGLETTATYDPKTEEFVLNSPSITAYKWWPGGLGHSANYAIVVAQLHTLGKNHGIHPFIVQLRDEETHMPLPGIKIGEIGCKLGMNSTNNGYLGFENVRIPRTNMLMKNTRVLPDGTYVESPSSKLTYGTMIFVRVVLVQDCATYLKKVCTIATRYSAVRHQSQIKPSEPEVQILDFLTQQYKIFPYIASCFAFQYAAALIWDTYNSVSSELETGQFDNLPELHATACVLKAVCTEECSRGVETLRLACGGHGYMAASNLPATYGLVTAMCTYEGENTVLLLQTARFLIKVLQNEQNKPMLPTMKYLQDALRVQAPFQKSVNWILTALQKTAAGKLDLANKHINERVKKGMAYEDAWNMTSIELVQAADMHGRVFLVNTFIISVQKFKSQVSQELWIVLDQLLQLYAVNTILKLTGDMFKFTELQGKDVEVLQSWLEELLILIRPNAVGLVDSFDFRDEVLSSALGAYDGNVYERLFEETRKSPLNAEPVNKSFKEFLKPFMKAQL